Genomic DNA from Nocardioides aquaticus:
GGCCCTCCCGGGACACCCAAGAACGTACGGATCTGGGCTCAGTCAGAGGCGATGTCCCGACAACTCTGTGCCGTGCGCCGTTGAGCCCTGCACAGTCCTTTCTTGCCGGCTGAGGGGGATCAGTATGGGCGCATCCTCAGTCGGGTTGTTGTCTTCTGCGGCGGGCTCGGGCGAGGGCGTCGAGGTTTTTCTGGTCGGCTTCGGGGAGCGCGTGCAGGTATTTCTGGGTGGTCTGGATCTGGGCGTGTCCCATGCGTTCCATGACGCTTCTGAGGTCGGATCCTTCGGCGAGGAGCCAGGAGGCGTGGGCGTGGCGCAGGTCGTGCATGCGGACGGCGAAGTCGACGCCGCTGGCCTTGATGGCGGGCTGCCAGACGCGGGTGCGGAAGGTGTTGCGGGAGATCGGGGTGCCGGTGGTGGTGGTGAACAGGTGCTGGTCGCGGCCGATGCCCAGGGTCTTGATGTGCTGGGCGACCGCGTCGAGCCAGGCTTCGTCGACGCCGAAGGTGCGGGGTTCGTTGTCCTTGGGGTAGGGCTTAGCGACGTAGCGTCCGCCGGTGGGGGAGTGCTTGGTGGAGACCTCGATGATGGTCTCCTCCACGGTCACCTGCTTCCTGAGGAAGTCGATGTGCCGCGGGCGGAGCGCGATCAGCTCGCCCCACCGCATGCCGGTCTCGATGGCGGTCTCGACCAGCAGCCGGTACCGGTCTGGGATCGCGGCGACGAGCTGGTCGTACTCGGTCGGGGTCAGCGTGCGGGTTTTGCGGACGATGATCTTCGGCAGCTCGGTGTGCTCACACGGGTTCGCCACGATGAGCTTGTCGCGGACCGCTCGCTTGAAGATGGAGTGGAGCATGGTCTGGTATTTCCGGATGGACCGTGGCGACAGGCCCTGGCCGGCGGCCTGGGTCACCCAGTCTTGGACCAGGGAGCCGGTGATCTGGTACATCAGCTTCCTGCCGAAGAACGGGTAGAAGTGCTTGTTCAGGTTGGAGACGTAGGCGGCCTTGGTGGTGGGCTCGATGTGCTTGCTGGGAAGCCAGTCGTTCTCGACGTAGTCGCGGAACGTGATCGCGCCGAGGGTGGCGTCGCGCCAGGCGCCGGCCAGGACCTTCTGCTCTTCGCGGTGGGCGGCCCGCTCGGCGGCGCGGCGGGTGGGGTGGGTGCCGGCGGATCGGACCCTGCCTTCGGGGTCGCGGTAGCAGGCCAGGTAGCGGGTGGTGCCGTCGTTCCTCTTTCGTTCGACCACGTACGCCATCGCGGTTGCCCTCCCGATCCAGGCATGTCAGCGAGATGTCAGCGAACCTTGCCGAAAGTCAGCGAAGAGTGGTGAAGGTCCGCGGAAACTAGAAAGTGCCTTCTGACCTGCGACTATACCTCACAGTGGCTCACTTTGAGCGTGGCCTGAACGGCTTGTATGAAGGGTGCTGGTTTCACTCATAACCCAGAGGTCGCAGGTTCAAATCCTGCCCCCGCTACAAGAAGATGGCCCCTGACCTGCGAAAACGCAGGTCAGGGGCCACTTGGTTTTCTGAACCAGAAGCCGTTACTCCCCGTTTACTCCCCGAAAACGATTCGCGCACGTGTCTCTTCTTGGTAGCTGGACGCCGATTGGGACGGCGCCGCCGACCATGCTGCCAAGGCTAGATCGGCGTTCCTGGAGTCGAAAGCGTTCGCGGGACCCTGCAGTCTGCGACGGCCGGCCAGACCAAGATGGGTCTCAGGCTTCACAAGCGCCACTCTGGACGATCGTCGCCGGAAACGAGCAGCGCGCCTCTTCTCGGTCGCGCAGGCTCGCGTGCTGCACGCCCAGCCGCTCTCCCCCAACTACGGATCACGAGTCGAACGCCCCGACATTCATGTACGAAGGTCGATGCCAATGGGCGACCGCCGGCCGGGTCGTGGAGAGCGTGATCGTAGCGGCCTTGGAAGCGTCCGAGGGTGATCGGAGCGGCCCCTTGTCGTCCGACAACACCCGAGACTTGTGGTCGTCATGAAACCAGTTGTCAGAGGTTCGAGCGCGCTCTGGCGACCCGCAGCGCCGTGTCATGAGACGACCCCCCGTCAAGATCATGCTGCCGCACCATGACCGTGGGTCAGTCGTTCCTGGCTGGCGGCCTCGCCCCGGCGAAGGTCTGAAGAATCTGTGTCACGTCGGGTGTGGACCGGTTCTTCTCGATGTAGAACTCTTTCGTGATCGCGTCGGACGTGTGACCGAGGACTCGGGCTGCGGTGTCGGAGTCGACGAGGCGATCGATGAGTGTCGCGACGGTCTTCCGGAAGGTGTGGGGTGTCACCCACTCGAAGCCGGTATCTGCTCGGATGGTGCGCCACCGACGCTCGATATTGCCGACTTGGTGCCATGTGCCGTTCCGTGTGGCGAAGACAGCGTTGTAGTGGTTCGAAGGCTGCTCGATGCGTCGCCTCATCAGGACGTCGACCGCGAACGGCGGGAGAGCGATCTTGCGCTGGGACGCGTCGGTCTTAGGTTTCGGCTTCCGATAGGTCCCTTGACCGGTCTCGGTTTTGATCGTTCCTGTGACGGCAACGGTCGGTGGCGTCACTGCGAAGTCGATATCGCTCCAGCGAAGGGCAAGTATCTCCCCGATTCGGCAACCGGTCGCGAGCAGGAGATCGACGATGTCCGGCATGTCCCGGTTCGGTCGCGGGCCGGGCCGCTTCTTCGTCATCCAAGTGTTCACGGCCGAACGCACGGCGTTGAGATCCTCCACTGACAGAGCTTGCACTTCCTTCTTCTGTCCCCGA
This window encodes:
- a CDS encoding tyrosine-type recombinase/integrase — encoded protein: MAYVVERKRNDGTTRYLACYRDPEGRVRSAGTHPTRRAAERAAHREEQKVLAGAWRDATLGAITFRDYVENDWLPSKHIEPTTKAAYVSNLNKHFYPFFGRKLMYQITGSLVQDWVTQAAGQGLSPRSIRKYQTMLHSIFKRAVRDKLIVANPCEHTELPKIIVRKTRTLTPTEYDQLVAAIPDRYRLLVETAIETGMRWGELIALRPRHIDFLRKQVTVEETIIEVSTKHSPTGGRYVAKPYPKDNEPRTFGVDEAWLDAVAQHIKTLGIGRDQHLFTTTTGTPISRNTFRTRVWQPAIKASGVDFAVRMHDLRHAHASWLLAEGSDLRSVMERMGHAQIQTTQKYLHALPEADQKNLDALARARRRRQQPD
- a CDS encoding tyrosine-type recombinase/integrase; protein product: MARPPLPIGTFGSIKATEVRPGVHRARTRFRDLDGVTREITGTGRSASAAERELKVKIADRSAPTGDLIGPDMRINQVALLWLTLYRAEQRSEATTANEYERIVDNVINPAIGNIRLREATAGRLERLIKAQDSHSRRKKTKTVLKMMFDAAVIDDALPANPVTSTSRLRGQKKEVQALSVEDLNAVRSAVNTWMTKKRPGPRPNRDMPDIVDLLLATGCRIGEILALRWSDIDFAVTPPTVAVTGTIKTETGQGTYRKPKPKTDASQRKIALPPFAVDVLMRRRIEQPSNHYNAVFATRNGTWHQVGNIERRWRTIRADTGFEWVTPHTFRKTVATLIDRLVDSDTAARVLGHTSDAITKEFYIEKNRSTPDVTQILQTFAGARPPARND